In Leeia speluncae, a genomic segment contains:
- a CDS encoding DNA-3-methyladenine glycosylase 2 family protein — MEHQDYYRALLARDARFDGSFYVAVTSTGIYCRPICRVKTPKPENCVFFSNAAAAESAGYRPCLRCRPELAPNNLSYLSQNRLIQVATCLIAQGYLDQYGCAGLAKRLGVSDRHLRRLFEQTFGVSPIAYAQSQRLLLAKRLLMDTALPMAQIALCAGFGSLRRFNEVFVDKYRLTPTSLRKDARQITAQVDAQRFELSYRAPYPISQVMEFWQKRQIAGLEYVDETVYERTLAILCQGKPLIGWYRLEISENKQKIFVYLSESLLPAVMQVLQLVRRQFDLDADPHAINEVLTLLNCSIETIRVPGAVSGYEVAIRSIIEQVISTEAARRIIEKMVANFGEPVSLTEKLTHLFPTPSRLSAVSEDEWRALGLSRTKARAIWALSNAVVAGELELDNVVDVNLAITNLLALPGIGPWTAGYIALRAWQSPDVFLEDDYVIKKLLPDTTTGERIKWAANFRPWRSYLVFAMWAIWQANAVSDQPISLLMAKESV, encoded by the coding sequence GTGGAACATCAAGATTATTATCGTGCCTTACTCGCAAGAGATGCGCGCTTTGATGGCTCCTTTTATGTGGCTGTCACTTCTACAGGCATTTATTGCCGTCCTATCTGCCGAGTAAAAACACCAAAACCAGAAAATTGCGTCTTTTTTTCTAATGCTGCTGCTGCGGAATCAGCAGGGTATCGGCCTTGTTTACGCTGTCGACCAGAACTGGCCCCTAATAATTTAAGTTATTTAAGCCAAAATCGATTAATCCAAGTTGCGACATGCCTAATTGCTCAAGGCTACTTAGACCAATATGGCTGTGCAGGCTTGGCAAAGCGCTTAGGCGTGTCAGATAGGCATTTAAGGCGGTTGTTTGAACAAACTTTTGGGGTATCTCCAATAGCATATGCCCAATCGCAACGTTTATTACTGGCTAAACGTTTGTTAATGGATACGGCTTTACCGATGGCGCAAATTGCTTTGTGTGCTGGTTTTGGCAGTTTGAGGCGATTTAATGAGGTATTTGTCGATAAATATCGCTTAACACCTACCTCGCTTAGAAAAGACGCGCGGCAAATCACTGCGCAAGTAGATGCGCAACGTTTCGAATTAAGCTACCGAGCACCGTATCCTATTTCGCAAGTCATGGAATTTTGGCAGAAAAGGCAAATTGCCGGGCTGGAGTATGTTGACGAAACGGTATATGAAAGAACCTTGGCTATTCTTTGTCAAGGAAAGCCACTAATTGGATGGTATCGGTTAGAGATAAGTGAGAATAAGCAGAAGATTTTTGTTTATTTGTCCGAGTCGCTGTTACCTGCGGTGATGCAAGTCTTGCAATTGGTGAGACGACAATTCGACTTGGATGCGGACCCACATGCGATTAATGAAGTCTTAACCTTGTTAAATTGTTCTATCGAGACGATTCGTGTACCTGGTGCCGTTAGTGGCTATGAAGTGGCTATCCGGAGCATTATCGAACAAGTGATTAGCACCGAAGCAGCAAGAAGAATTATCGAAAAAATGGTGGCTAACTTTGGTGAACCAGTCTCTTTAACAGAAAAGCTGACACATTTATTTCCAACACCCTCTCGCTTAAGTGCGGTGTCAGAAGACGAGTGGCGGGCGCTGGGGTTATCGCGCACGAAGGCGAGGGCTATTTGGGCTCTATCGAATGCGGTAGTGGCCGGTGAGTTGGAGTTAGATAACGTTGTAGACGTTAATCTGGCGATAACAAACTTATTGGCTTTGCCGGGTATTGGTCCGTGGACGGCCGGTTATATTGCATTACGTGCATGGCAATCGCCAGATGTGTTTTTAGAAGATGATTACGTGATTAAAAAATTACTACCAGACACAACAACGGGAGAGCGTATCAAGTGGGCTGCGAATTTCAGACCATGGCGAAGCTATTTGGTATTTGCTATGTGGGCAATTTGGCAAGCAAACGCAGTTTCAGATCAGCCCATTTCATTGTTGATGGCTAAGGAGTCTGTGTAA
- a CDS encoding transglutaminase TgpA family protein: MHQASVTKPAYGKLGLQLSLALLPLVFYLPLFLLAIPGVLVLTGWIRWKKDHNALPVGQTRVAIFLSLALGATAIALSQFALEDIAVAFFMLVASLKWLETRTGRDAIICCQLNFFTLLLPVLYDQPIWLTVLMVITTGLTLYHWLVIAHPGVQQQLPSRYLTKLFLFGLPLIAILFFLFPRFEHPLWQINEPPKAQSGISDTMNPGSMSEIVQSAEPAFRVTFTGQTPDKTDMYWRGLVLWDFDGKSWKGNTSRKGYQWNKADEVVTNVSYTITLEAASNRWLYLLSPATNIQSKERGFMNMDDEFLLIRPPEGRTRYSASSGTKNSFHPLDDFSKQLGLALPFGNPKATALGQSWASKFARPEDRVQAALTLFGSAPFSYTLKPGLLGENGVDEFLFDSKKGFCEHYASAFVFLMRAAGVPARVVVGYAGGEYNQVGNYYLVRQANAHAWAEVYLENKGWVRIDPTAAIAPERVETSVLQLGDSRTDSRRTATEATWGKQLGWFADSLLNEWNSLILSYDRQKQREMLEKLGLDGDRKTLYQLIAVALGFFAMIAVIVLLWPRRRHLSEEQKLFALLCKRLKSRGFVRVPSEGEGAFIHRVLREWPTPKKELLGFLALYQGVRYGNQPLDTNARLQMKSQISTLPKRSRQ, translated from the coding sequence ATGCATCAAGCCTCTGTGACCAAACCCGCCTATGGAAAGCTTGGCTTACAACTAAGCCTTGCGCTGCTGCCGCTCGTCTTTTATCTGCCCTTATTTTTATTAGCTATTCCGGGCGTACTTGTTCTGACCGGTTGGATAAGGTGGAAGAAAGACCATAATGCGTTGCCTGTTGGGCAAACGAGAGTTGCGATTTTTCTCTCCTTAGCACTCGGCGCAACGGCAATTGCCCTCAGCCAATTTGCACTAGAAGACATTGCGGTGGCGTTCTTTATGTTGGTGGCTAGCTTGAAATGGCTAGAAACAAGAACCGGCCGCGATGCGATCATTTGCTGCCAGTTGAATTTTTTCACCTTACTTCTACCTGTATTGTATGACCAACCGATTTGGCTAACGGTATTAATGGTGATCACCACAGGGCTAACGCTATACCACTGGCTAGTGATTGCACATCCCGGCGTGCAGCAACAACTACCTTCACGGTATCTCACGAAGCTATTTCTCTTTGGTTTACCGTTAATTGCCATCCTATTCTTTTTATTTCCTCGATTTGAGCACCCGCTTTGGCAAATTAACGAACCGCCTAAAGCCCAATCTGGCATTAGCGATACCATGAACCCTGGCTCGATGAGCGAAATTGTTCAATCTGCCGAGCCAGCGTTTCGAGTGACATTTACTGGCCAAACACCTGACAAAACCGATATGTATTGGCGAGGGTTAGTGCTGTGGGATTTTGATGGTAAGAGTTGGAAAGGAAATACATCGCGCAAGGGTTATCAATGGAATAAGGCTGATGAGGTTGTCACTAATGTCAGTTACACCATTACACTAGAAGCGGCAAGCAATCGCTGGCTGTATCTCCTCTCCCCTGCGACAAACATCCAATCCAAAGAACGTGGTTTTATGAATATGGATGATGAATTTCTCTTAATTCGTCCTCCTGAAGGGAGAACGCGTTATTCAGCAAGTAGCGGAACAAAAAATAGCTTCCACCCCCTAGATGATTTTTCTAAGCAATTAGGATTAGCACTTCCTTTTGGCAACCCCAAAGCAACTGCACTTGGGCAATCTTGGGCAAGTAAATTTGCCAGGCCAGAAGACCGTGTTCAGGCAGCGCTTACCTTATTTGGCAGCGCGCCATTTAGCTATACGCTCAAACCCGGTTTACTGGGTGAGAATGGCGTGGATGAGTTTCTCTTTGACAGCAAAAAAGGCTTTTGCGAACACTATGCGAGTGCTTTTGTCTTTTTAATGCGAGCTGCCGGTGTACCAGCTAGGGTGGTTGTTGGTTATGCAGGCGGAGAATATAACCAAGTAGGCAATTACTATTTAGTTCGCCAAGCCAACGCACATGCATGGGCAGAAGTGTATTTAGAAAATAAAGGTTGGGTACGTATCGACCCGACAGCAGCTATCGCCCCTGAACGGGTAGAAACCAGTGTCCTTCAATTGGGCGATAGCCGTACCGATAGTAGACGCACAGCAACAGAAGCAACATGGGGAAAACAGTTAGGCTGGTTTGCCGACTCTCTGTTAAATGAATGGAATAGCTTGATTTTAAGTTACGACAGACAAAAGCAAAGAGAAATGCTTGAAAAACTTGGCTTAGATGGCGATAGAAAAACCTTGTATCAACTCATTGCCGTTGCCCTCGGCTTCTTTGCCATGATCGCGGTCATTGTATTGCTATGGCCAAGGCGCCGGCACTTAAGCGAAGAGCAGAAGCTATTTGCTTTACTGTGCAAGCGATTAAAAAGTAGAGGATTTGTACGTGTACCATCTGAAGGTGAAGGCGCGTTTATACACAGAGTATTGCGTGAGTGGCCAACACCGAAGAAAGAATTATTGGGGTTCTTAGCGCTTTACCAGGGAGTGCGCTATGGCAATCAGCCACTAGACACAAACGCGCGTCTGCAAATGAAATCGCAGATAAGTACCCTGCCTAAACGTTCTCGCCAATAG
- a CDS encoding methylated-DNA--[protein]-cysteine S-methyltransferase has protein sequence METQLVIQSPLGEMLVCERQGAIVGIYFIPQKYGRTPDPAKLGVSPLLLEAKKSLTAYFQGTLSTFDLPLALEGTDFQKIVWAQLLAIPFGETWSYQQLADRCGKSSGVRAVANAVGKNPISLVVPCHRVIGSNGALTGYAGGVDRKAALLALENNRPFQMDWMNP, from the coding sequence ATGGAAACGCAATTAGTCATTCAGTCTCCGCTTGGTGAGATGCTGGTTTGTGAACGACAGGGCGCGATTGTGGGAATTTATTTTATCCCACAAAAATATGGTCGAACACCAGACCCAGCTAAGTTAGGTGTATCGCCATTGTTATTGGAAGCAAAGAAGTCGCTTACTGCTTATTTTCAAGGTACGTTATCAACCTTTGATTTGCCCTTAGCATTGGAAGGCACTGATTTTCAGAAAATAGTGTGGGCGCAATTATTAGCGATTCCATTTGGTGAAACATGGTCTTATCAGCAGCTAGCTGATCGCTGTGGAAAAAGTAGTGGGGTGCGTGCAGTGGCAAATGCGGTAGGAAAAAATCCAATTTCCTTAGTGGTGCCTTGTCACCGTGTGATTGGCAGTAATGGTGCGCTGACTGGCTATGCGGGTGGGGTAGATCGTAAGGCTGCACTGCTTGCTTTAGAAAACAATCGTCCATTTCAAATGGACTGGATGAATCCATAA
- the uvrC gene encoding excinuclease ABC subunit UvrC: MTETTPFDIPGFLKNLPLLPGVYRMLDETGNVLYVGKAKALKKRVSSYFQKTDHSPRIQLMISQIKQIEVTVTRSEAEALLLENNLIKSLKPKYNILFRDDKSYPYIMLTGHEFPRVAYYRGGLDRKNQYFGPYPNVWAVRDSVHLLQKIFHLRTCEDTVFHNRSRPCLLFQIKRCSAPCVDHISPEAYAADVQSARLLLEGKQKDVIDRLTDDMQKHAEAFAYEKAAVVRDQIRQLQTVQEKQFISSNVSQMDTDIVAVVIAEGTACVNLVMIRGGRHLGDKALFPGHVSEETTAAEVLDAFLQQHYQSMSPPALIVVNHAVEDDSLEALLSEQAGRKIKLNSNPNGERRVWLQMAEKNAQLALAQRLLSKASQDMRLQALADALVFDEMPERIECFDISHTQGEATVASCVVYDKRSIQPSEYRRFNISGITPGDDYAAMRQALTRRYGKLVEQKEAGEEVKLPDLLLIDGGLGQVNIALEVLAEVGLPDLPIVGVAKGEDRKPGLETLIIPQQDRSINMASDAPALHLIQQIRDEAHRFAITGHRAKRGKARVQSSLQEIEGVGAKRRQRLLTRFNGMQGLLAASEEDIAAVEGIGASLAERIYRQLHE; the protein is encoded by the coding sequence ATGACTGAAACTACCCCATTTGATATACCCGGATTTTTGAAAAACTTACCGTTATTACCGGGCGTCTATCGTATGTTAGACGAGACTGGCAATGTCCTTTATGTCGGTAAGGCAAAGGCATTAAAAAAACGGGTGAGCTCTTATTTTCAGAAAACCGATCATTCCCCACGCATTCAATTAATGATCTCGCAGATCAAGCAAATTGAAGTGACGGTGACGCGTAGTGAAGCAGAGGCGCTGCTACTAGAAAACAATCTAATCAAAAGCTTAAAGCCGAAGTACAACATTTTGTTTAGGGATGATAAGAGTTATCCCTACATTATGCTGACAGGGCACGAATTCCCAAGGGTTGCCTACTACCGTGGCGGCCTAGATCGTAAAAATCAATATTTTGGTCCTTACCCAAACGTCTGGGCGGTGAGAGATAGTGTGCATCTGCTGCAGAAAATCTTTCATTTGCGCACTTGTGAAGATACGGTGTTTCACAATCGCTCACGACCTTGTTTACTGTTTCAAATCAAACGTTGTTCTGCTCCTTGTGTCGATCATATTTCACCAGAGGCATATGCTGCGGATGTGCAATCAGCCAGACTATTGCTAGAAGGCAAGCAAAAGGATGTGATTGATCGCTTAACAGACGATATGCAAAAACATGCAGAAGCATTTGCCTATGAAAAAGCAGCCGTCGTCAGAGACCAAATTCGTCAATTGCAAACGGTGCAGGAAAAGCAGTTTATTTCTAGCAATGTTAGCCAAATGGATACAGATATCGTCGCGGTGGTGATTGCAGAAGGGACTGCTTGTGTAAACCTAGTGATGATCCGCGGTGGGCGACATTTAGGCGATAAAGCACTTTTTCCTGGGCACGTATCAGAAGAGACAACCGCCGCAGAGGTATTAGACGCCTTTCTGCAACAACACTATCAATCTATGTCGCCACCCGCCTTAATCGTGGTGAATCATGCGGTAGAAGATGATAGTTTAGAGGCGCTTCTATCTGAGCAAGCAGGGCGCAAAATCAAACTCAATAGCAACCCCAATGGTGAGCGAAGAGTGTGGCTGCAAATGGCAGAAAAAAATGCTCAGTTAGCATTAGCGCAACGGCTATTGTCTAAAGCATCACAAGATATGCGGCTGCAAGCATTGGCGGACGCCTTAGTTTTTGATGAAATGCCGGAACGAATTGAATGTTTCGACATCAGTCATACACAAGGCGAGGCAACTGTAGCTTCTTGTGTGGTTTACGACAAACGGAGTATTCAACCATCTGAATATCGGCGATTTAATATTTCTGGCATCACACCAGGGGATGATTACGCCGCAATGCGACAAGCATTAACTAGGCGCTATGGTAAATTGGTCGAACAAAAAGAGGCCGGTGAAGAAGTAAAATTGCCTGATCTGCTGCTAATTGATGGTGGACTTGGGCAAGTTAACATTGCGCTAGAAGTATTGGCGGAAGTGGGGTTGCCAGACCTGCCAATTGTCGGGGTGGCAAAAGGAGAAGATCGAAAGCCGGGGCTAGAGACCCTGATTATTCCCCAGCAAGATCGAAGTATTAACATGGCAAGCGATGCGCCTGCCTTACATCTGATTCAACAGATTCGTGACGAAGCCCACCGCTTTGCTATTACAGGGCACCGTGCCAAACGAGGGAAAGCAAGGGTACAATCTAGCTTGCAAGAAATTGAAGGAGTGGGCGCCAAACGTCGTCAGCGCTTGCTAACCCGTTTTAACGGAATGCAAGGTTTATTGGCCGCCAGTGAAGAAGATATTGCGGCGGTAGAGGGGATTGGCGCTTCATTGGCCGAACGGATTTATCGTCAACTGCATGAATAA
- the pgsA gene encoding CDP-diacylglycerol--glycerol-3-phosphate 3-phosphatidyltransferase, with protein MFNLPTLLTWLRIVLIPLFIGIYYLPEKWLPMPDKNLTATAFFVLAAVTDWFDGYLARKLNQTSSFGAFLDPVADKLMVAAALVMLVQLGRADAMFAVIIIGREITISALREWMAGLGARKSVAVSYVGKLKTAAQMIAITALLFDWQFASGTDTRMVGRGLLVIAVILTLWSMVYYLRQAWPLMVGHDEKKEK; from the coding sequence ATGTTCAACCTTCCCACATTATTAACGTGGTTAAGAATCGTATTAATTCCCTTGTTTATCGGGATTTATTACCTCCCTGAAAAATGGCTACCCATGCCAGACAAGAATCTCACTGCCACCGCTTTTTTTGTGTTGGCAGCTGTTACTGATTGGTTTGACGGTTATCTTGCCCGAAAACTGAATCAAACCTCTTCCTTTGGTGCATTTCTGGATCCCGTTGCCGATAAGCTAATGGTTGCCGCAGCGCTCGTGATGCTGGTGCAGTTAGGACGTGCGGATGCAATGTTTGCTGTCATTATCATTGGCCGCGAAATTACCATTTCTGCCCTGCGAGAATGGATGGCTGGGCTAGGGGCAAGAAAAAGCGTTGCCGTCTCTTATGTGGGTAAATTGAAAACCGCCGCCCAGATGATTGCTATTACTGCATTACTCTTTGACTGGCAATTTGCTTCAGGTACCGATACCAGAATGGTGGGACGTGGTTTATTGGTAATCGCCGTGATCCTTACTTTGTGGTCGATGGTTTACTACCTTCGTCAGGCATGGCCATTAATGGTTGGTCACGACGAGAAGAAAGAAAAATAA
- a CDS encoding recombination-associated protein RdgC encodes MWFKNLQLYRLTAPLSLTAEELTDKLSPQRFAPCSKSDKSQAGWSDAFGCDELVISAGGALWCVLKTEEKILPSSVINQELQERMDHIQATEARRVGKKEKQTLKEQIEDTLLPQAFSRFNRIAVMLDPVSGWVLVDAGNMNKAEQVISALIAAIESLKMKRPEAAHSPASKMADLLLIPAEEQELQLFQLDSDCELKGHGDTQSVVRFARHDLLQPEVAAHLATGKQPVKLGLQWQDRISLMLTDDWQIKRLKFLELIQDELLNSDTDDRRAMVEATLTIQADALRKMLADLMLWLGEEMEEAETATSPAPAVSSNTAESAPWE; translated from the coding sequence ATGTGGTTCAAAAATCTGCAACTCTATCGCTTAACCGCTCCTCTATCACTAACAGCAGAGGAATTGACCGATAAACTAAGCCCGCAACGATTTGCGCCGTGTAGCAAATCTGACAAAAGCCAAGCCGGATGGTCTGATGCTTTTGGCTGCGATGAACTCGTTATTTCTGCGGGTGGTGCGCTTTGGTGCGTACTCAAAACCGAAGAAAAAATCTTACCTTCTAGTGTGATTAACCAAGAATTGCAAGAAAGAATGGATCACATTCAGGCAACAGAGGCTCGCCGAGTAGGTAAAAAAGAAAAGCAAACGCTAAAAGAACAAATCGAAGATACCCTGCTGCCACAAGCATTTAGCCGCTTTAACCGTATTGCCGTGATGCTAGACCCTGTTTCGGGTTGGGTCTTGGTAGATGCTGGCAATATGAATAAAGCCGAGCAAGTGATTAGCGCGTTGATTGCGGCGATTGAATCATTAAAGATGAAGCGTCCTGAGGCCGCTCACTCTCCTGCTAGCAAGATGGCAGACTTGTTGCTGATCCCTGCAGAAGAACAAGAACTTCAGTTATTTCAATTAGATAGTGACTGCGAACTAAAAGGCCATGGCGATACGCAAAGCGTGGTTCGATTTGCTCGTCACGATTTATTGCAACCGGAAGTTGCTGCGCATTTGGCGACGGGTAAACAGCCGGTAAAGCTAGGCTTACAATGGCAAGATCGTATTAGCCTAATGCTGACGGATGACTGGCAAATTAAGCGTCTGAAGTTTCTGGAACTGATTCAAGATGAACTGCTAAATTCAGATACGGATGATCGTCGTGCGATGGTAGAAGCAACGCTAACGATTCAGGCTGATGCCTTACGCAAAATGCTCGCCGATTTAATGCTCTGGTTAGGAGAAGAAATGGAAGAGGCGGAAACGGCCACTTCCCCTGCTCCAGCAGTATCGAGCAACACCGCAGAAAGTGCGCCTTGGGAATAA
- a CDS encoding P-II family nitrogen regulator, with protein MKKVEAIIKPFKLDEVREALSNVGITGMTVTEVKGFGRQKGHTELYRGAEYVVDFLPKVKLEMVIADETVDAAIDAITAAARTGKIGDGKIFVTPVEQIIRIRTGEQNEDAV; from the coding sequence GTGAAAAAAGTCGAAGCGATTATCAAACCATTTAAACTAGATGAAGTGCGTGAAGCGCTTTCAAATGTAGGTATTACCGGCATGACCGTGACAGAAGTAAAAGGCTTCGGTCGTCAAAAAGGTCATACAGAACTTTACCGTGGTGCGGAGTATGTAGTCGATTTTCTGCCAAAAGTGAAACTAGAAATGGTGATTGCTGACGAAACAGTCGATGCAGCCATCGATGCCATTACCGCCGCTGCCAGAACAGGTAAAATTGGCGATGGTAAAATTTTCGTGACGCCAGTCGAGCAGATTATTCGTATCCGTACCGGCGAACAGAATGAAGATGCGGTGTAA
- a CDS encoding DUF58 domain-containing protein codes for MMIQHRIRTWLQRPRYPQEGWVTLDHRHLYILPTWLGIWFSVLLITMLLASLNFNLNLGLILTFTLISISLGSMWFAYRNVQNLKVGHAIQSAIFANQPAVLSVTARNTSKNSRFGISIRYQKHTGEDYEVHAEQDTVLLVPIGHLKRGIHPIKRIKIAGEFPFRLFHVWSYADLAQQITVYPAPEEAYPPLPSPDQGEDTTGQRTKPDDELPELIRPYQLGDTLKQIAWKHSARSDELVSRYGEAQVPSNLWLDWRQTASEKDTELRLSRLCAWVIDAEAQGLQYGLSLPGVQLMPNKGDAHLHQCLTALAAWRG; via the coding sequence ATGATGATTCAGCATCGCATCCGGACATGGCTGCAACGCCCAAGGTATCCGCAAGAAGGCTGGGTAACGCTAGATCATCGTCATCTATATATTTTACCTACATGGCTAGGGATCTGGTTTTCTGTGTTGTTGATAACCATGCTGCTGGCTTCGCTAAACTTTAACTTAAACCTTGGTCTGATTCTCACCTTTACCCTTATCAGTATTTCATTGGGGAGCATGTGGTTTGCGTATCGTAATGTGCAAAACCTAAAGGTGGGGCACGCTATTCAATCTGCGATCTTTGCCAATCAACCCGCCGTGCTATCTGTCACCGCGCGTAACACGAGTAAAAATAGTCGATTTGGAATTTCTATTCGTTACCAAAAACATACAGGCGAAGATTACGAAGTCCATGCAGAGCAAGATACGGTTTTATTGGTCCCAATTGGGCATTTAAAGCGCGGCATTCATCCAATCAAGCGAATTAAGATTGCAGGAGAGTTTCCATTTCGGTTATTCCACGTATGGTCTTATGCAGATTTAGCCCAACAGATTACGGTGTATCCCGCACCGGAAGAAGCCTACCCGCCCCTTCCGTCTCCTGATCAAGGAGAGGATACGACAGGGCAAAGAACCAAGCCAGACGATGAACTACCAGAGCTGATTCGCCCCTACCAACTAGGCGATACCTTAAAGCAAATTGCCTGGAAACACAGCGCAAGATCAGACGAACTGGTTAGCCGATATGGAGAAGCGCAAGTCCCCAGTAATTTATGGCTGGATTGGCGGCAAACGGCGAGCGAAAAAGATACCGAGCTTCGACTATCTCGGCTCTGTGCATGGGTGATAGACGCGGAAGCGCAAGGTTTGCAATATGGTTTGTCCTTGCCTGGTGTTCAGTTGATGCCAAACAAAGGGGATGCACACTTACACCAGTGCCTCACCGCTTTAGCAGCGTGGAGAGGCTAG
- a CDS encoding AAA family ATPase: MTSTNHNNQLQPAEQVASILHSVEQHLLGKQLVIRYALTSLLAKGHLLLEDVPGVGKTTLAHALASSLGLNYQRVQFTSDLLPADLIGVSVYLRDAGKFEFHRGPIFSQVLLADEINRASPKTQSALLEAMAEQQVTHDSATHLLPDPFFVIATQNPQNQIGTHALPESQLDRFMMRLSIGYPDAAAEKALYLGQRRDKVDLSKLATHDVLQLQAQVNSVTVSSALADYVIALVSATREPNRFTHGLSPRGGLALLQAAKAWAFIDGRSFVTPEDIQMVFAPVAGHRLLPNSTIDAATAICQDLVKSVAIP, encoded by the coding sequence ATGACCAGCACCAACCACAATAATCAATTACAGCCAGCCGAGCAAGTTGCGTCTATTTTGCACTCCGTTGAACAGCATCTGTTAGGGAAGCAATTGGTTATTCGATATGCGCTGACGTCCTTATTAGCTAAGGGACACTTGCTACTTGAAGATGTTCCTGGCGTTGGTAAAACCACCCTCGCCCATGCCTTGGCAAGTTCGCTAGGACTAAACTATCAGCGGGTACAATTCACGAGTGATTTACTACCCGCCGATTTGATTGGGGTATCGGTTTACCTGCGTGATGCGGGCAAGTTTGAGTTTCATCGTGGCCCGATCTTTTCTCAGGTGCTATTAGCCGATGAAATCAACCGTGCGAGTCCCAAAACACAAAGTGCACTGCTAGAAGCGATGGCAGAGCAGCAAGTCACTCATGATAGCGCGACACATCTTTTGCCCGACCCATTTTTTGTGATTGCCACACAAAACCCGCAAAACCAAATTGGCACGCACGCACTACCCGAATCGCAGCTAGATCGGTTCATGATGCGTTTATCAATTGGCTATCCAGATGCGGCCGCTGAAAAAGCATTGTATTTAGGGCAACGAAGAGACAAGGTGGATTTGTCTAAACTAGCTACTCATGATGTATTGCAACTGCAGGCACAAGTGAATTCGGTCACAGTCAGCAGTGCATTGGCGGATTATGTAATCGCTTTAGTTAGCGCAACGCGAGAGCCAAACCGATTTACTCACGGCCTTTCCCCAAGAGGTGGCTTAGCCCTACTGCAAGCAGCCAAGGCATGGGCATTTATTGATGGTCGATCTTTTGTGACCCCGGAAGATATTCAAATGGTGTTTGCACCGGTCGCAGGACATCGTTTACTACCCAATAGCACCATTGATGCGGCGACAGCCATTTGCCAAGATCTAGTTAAATCGGTCGCGATTCCTTAA